In Debaryomyces hansenii CBS767 chromosome A complete sequence, a genomic segment contains:
- a CDS encoding DEHA2D15158p (weakly similar to uniprot|P47013 Saccharomyces cerevisiae YJL134W LCB3 Long-chain base-1-phosphate phosphatase regulates ceramide and long-chain base phosphates levels involved in incorporation of exogenous long chain bases in sphingolipids), producing MSSIPDNLGPTKRSTTSTSTSTSPNSTENELSTSHSNHLNDAGNKSNDHYKSKLSPLRYKLRALCLPIIRKETEILANMQKKVRHPILDFYFAWTANLASHTFYVLMLPLPIWFGASTLSRDLLAVLGLGIFITGNLKDFLCLPRPRSPPLHRITMSSYTTQEYGFPSSHSANATAVTLVLLAKLFEFQDTLEPLTKVSIFCFLIIYYFSLIFGRLYCGMHGFFDVFTGSVIGFLLFLFRFFFGKQWDQWLLATHNESAMGLIFTPLSIIAGYVLLIHFHVEPVDDCPCFDDSVAFIGVLIGIDISHWLLNITNYLTYKNPFEEPIIVRYDFDEFGLVKSIIRVVMGVTFVVIWKTISKPVIFTVLPPIYKFIGVYLPRKNYQPTAFSKKTTRQIRSQSLSNMEGSQSIGDINTFIKGVTDHNQIDEVGPENDIDYYEMLDYEKKLGHENSSKTVQPISGVFKSRYDVEIVGRLIIYAGVSTTAVWGFAFGTELFGLN from the coding sequence TACCCGACAATTTAGGACCAACCAAAAGAAGCACGACATCAACCTCCACATCCACTAGTCCAAATTCAactgaaaatgaattaagTACGCTGCACtcaaatcatttgaacGATGCTGGTAATAAGTCAAACGATCATTACAAGTCAAAATTATCACCATTACGTTACAAATTAAGGGCATTATGTTTGCCAATTATAAGAAAGGAAACTGAAATATTGGCCAATATGCAAAAGAAAGTTAGACATCCCATTTTAGACTTCTACTTTGCATGGACAGCCAATTTAGCATCACATACATTTTACGTACTCATGTTACCATTGCCAATTTGGTTTGGTGCTAGCACATTGTCAAGAGACTTATTAGCAGTTTTGGGACTCGGTATTTTCATTACTGGTAATTTGAAGGACTTCCTATGTTTGCCTAGACCGAGGTCCCCACCACTTCATAGAATTACCATGTCATCATATACGACCCAGGAATACGGGTTTCCATCGAGTCATAGTGCCAATGCAACAGCAGTTACATTGGTGTTACTTGCAAAGCTTTTTGAGTTTCAAGACACACTCGAACCCTTGACAAAAGTTAGTATTTTTTGCTTTTTGATTATCTATTACTTTTCGCTTATATTCGGTAGACTTTATTGTGGTATGCATGGATTCTTCGATGTATTTACTGGATCAGTTATCGGATTCCTTTTGTTTTTGTTTAGATTTTTCTTTGGCAAGCAATGGGACCAATGGTTATTAGCTACTCATAATGAATCTGCTATGGGGTTGATATTTACTCCATTATCCATTATAGCAGGATACGTACTTTTGATACACTTTCATGTTGAGCCTGTGGATGACTGTCCATGTTTTGACGATTCTGTTGCCTTCATCGGTGTGTTGATAGGTATTGACATATCGCATTGGCTATTGAATATTACTAATTATTTGACATATAAGAACCCATTTGAAGAACCAATCATTGTCAGATATGATTTCGATGAATTTGGTTTAGTCAAATCGATCATCAGAGTCGTTATGGGTGTGACATTTGTCGTCATTTGGAAGACAATCTCAAAACCTGTCATCTTTACAGTTTTACCACCAATCTATAAGTTCATTGGGGTTTATTTACCtagaaagaattatcaaCCCACAGCCTTTTCGAAAAAAACTACTAGACAGATTAGATCTCAGTCTTTATCGAATATGGAGGGGTCACAATCGATTGGTGACATTAATACTTTCATTAAAGGTGTCACTGACCACAATCAAATAGACGAAGTTGGTCCTGAAAATGACATTGATTATTATGAAATGTTAGACtatgaaaagaaattgggACACGAAAACTCGTCAAAGACCGTCCAGCCGATAAGCGGTGttttcaaatcaagatATGACGTAGAGATTGTTGGTAGATTAATTATTTACGCAGGTGTTTCTACGACAGCAGTTTGGGGCTTTGCGTTTGGaacagaattatttggattaaACTAA